A genomic region of Alnus glutinosa chromosome 11, dhAlnGlut1.1, whole genome shotgun sequence contains the following coding sequences:
- the LOC133882454 gene encoding uncharacterized protein LOC133882454, translated as MSRREGRDSDSKRYRSRFDREPSLKRSRRDGKPETERIPGNTDLDVGDHTDRDQKHRQLLQDTLPLEAPSAPDSKPENGAVSKESEKKPNEHREGPKHSSNPTEIPRSRSYFQHDERGNASQVGRSIGRRATSERGWRDSKDDERAVNKTTYNAQRRDEKLQAKQDDSSVWRHDRFLEKDDPLAPAKKRPAFQEKKISVDFENAKKAETEMVKSSHADYSVEGSERREERGRNPRHLDRPEKPSVGDRLPPKRGEAHRDGFLSRERYGGSGGGGNYRGRDRINGRQGYQNGGTRVEKWKHDLYNASGSPTPKNEDDQIAKLEALLAS; from the exons ATGTCTCGTCGGGAGGGCCGCGATTCCGACTCCAAACGATACCGTTCCAGGTTTGACCGAGAACCCAG TCTTAAGAGGTCTAGGAGGGATGGCAAACCAGAAACGGAGAGAATACCCGGCAACACTGATTTGGATGTTGGAGACCACACAGACCGGGATCAAAAGCACCGTCAGCTGCTGCAAGACACCTTACCACTCGAGGCCCCTTCAGCACCTGATTCTAAGCCAGAAAATGGGGCTGTGAGCAAAGAATCTGAGAAGAAACCCAATGAACATCGCGAAGGACCGAAACACTCTTCTAATCcaactgaaatacctcggtctcgatcttattttcag CACGATGAACGTGGTAATGCTTCGCAAGTTGGTCGAAGCATTGGTCGCAGAGCTACTAGTG AGCGCGGATGGAGGGATTCAAAGGATGACGAAAGGGCAGTAAACAAGACAACTTATAATGCACAGCGAAGAGATGAGAAATTACAGGCTAAGCAGGATGACAGCAGTGTCTGGCGCCATGATCGTTTCCTCGAAAAAGATGATCCACTTGCACCTGCAAAGAAAAGACCCGCATTTCAGGAGAAGAAGATTTCAGTGGATTTTGAAAATGCTAAGAAAGCAGAAACAGAGATGGTAAAATCAAGCCATGCCGACTACTCTGTGGAAGGAAGTGAAAGAAGGGAGGAAAGAGGTCGCAACCCCCGCCATTTGGACAGACCTGAGAAGCCATCGGTCGGAGACAGATTACCACCAAAGAGGGGAGAAGCACATAGGGATGGCTTTCTGTCCAGAGAAAGGTACGGCGGTAGCGGTGGTGGGGGAAATTACAGGGGAAGAGATAGAATCAATGGAAGACAAGGGTATCAGAATGGTGGGACTCGTGTTGAGAAGTGGAAACATGATTTGTATAACGCAAGTGGAAGTCCGACCCCAAAAAATGAAGATGATCAAATTGCAAAGCTGGAAGCACTCTTGGCTTCGTAG